A genome region from Euphorbia lathyris chromosome 4, ddEupLath1.1, whole genome shotgun sequence includes the following:
- the LOC136225867 gene encoding heat shock 70 kDa protein, mitochondrial has product MATAALLRNLRRRDIASSSAFRCLNGNVKPLGTPSNLVSNASWLRAFSSKPAGNDVIGIDLGTTNSCVAVMEGKTPKVIENSEGSRTTPSVVAFNQKGELLVGTPAKRQAVTNPTNTVFGTKRLIGRKFNDPQTQKEMKMVPFKIVKASNGDAWVESNGQQYSPSQIGAFILTKMKETAEAYLGKSVSKAVITVPAYFNDAQRQATKDAGRISGLDVQRIINEPTAAALSYGMNNKEGLIAVFDLGGGTFDVSILEISNGVFEVKATNGDTFLGGEDFDNTLLEFLVSEFKRTEAIDLTKDRLALQRLREAAEKAKIELSSTTQTEINLPFITADSSGAKHLNITLTRSKLENLVHNLIERTREPCKNCVKDAGISTKEIDEVLLVGGMTRVPKVQEIVSEIFGKSPSKGVNPDEAVALGAAIQGGILRGDVKELLLLDVTPLSLGIETLGGIFTRLINRNTTIPTKKSQVFSTAADNQTQVGIKVLQGEREMASDNKILGEFDLVGIPPAPRGLPQIEVTFDIDANGIVTVSAKDKSTGKEQQITIRSSGGLSEDEIEKMVREAEQFSQKDQERKALIDIKNTADTTIYSIEKSLNEYREKITSEIAKEIEDAIADLRTAMGGESVEDIKSKLDAANKAASKIGEHMNKGSGGGAAGGPQGGEQAPEAEYEEVKK; this is encoded by the exons ATGGCAACCGCTGCTCTTCTCCGTAACTTGCGACGTCGCGACATCGCCTCATCCTCTGCTTTTAGATGT TTAAATGGCAATGTGAAACCATTGGGGACCCCTTCCAACTTGGTTTCTAATGCAAGCTGGTTAAGAGCTTTCAG CTCGAAACCTGCTGGCAATGATGTTATTGGCATTGACTTGGGTACAACCAATTCATGTGTTGCTGTCATGGAGGGGAAG ACTCCCAAAGTCATTGAAAATTCTGAAGGGTCCAGGACCACTCCTTCAGTGGTTGCCTTCAACCAGAAGGGTGAGCTACTTGTTGGTACTCCAGCCAAGCGTCAGGCTGTGACCAATCCTACCAATACAGTTTTTGGAACTAAACGATTAATTGGTAGGAAGTTTAAtgatcctcagactcaaaaggaGATGAAAATGGTTCCGTTCAAGATAGTAAAAGCTTCAAATGGAGATGCATGGGTTGAGTCCAATGGACAACAGTATTCCCCTAGTCAGATTGGTGCCTTCATTTTGACCAAGATGAAAGAAACAGCAGAGGCTTACCTTGGAAAGTCGGTTTCTAAAGCTGTGATCACAGTACCAGCTTATTTCAATGATGCACAAAGACAAGCCACAAAGGATGCTGGGAGAATTTCAGGCCTCGATGTGCAGAGGATCATCAATGAACCCACTGCTGCTGCACTCTCCTATGGTATGAACAACAAGGAGGGTTTAATAGCTGTTTTTGATCTTGGTGGTGGGACATTTGATGTTTCAATTTTGGAGATCTCTAATGGTGTTTTTGAG GTGAAAGCAACCAATGGTGACACATTCTTGGGAGGAGAGGACTTCGATAATACTTTGCTGGAGTTTTTAGTTAGTGAATTTAAGAGAACTGAAGCCATTGATCTCACAAAAGATAGGCTGGCATTGCAGAGGCTTCGTGAAGCAGCAGAGAAGGCTAAGATAGAGCTCTCTTCAACAACCCAGACTGAAATTAACTTACCATTTATCACAGCTGATTCTTCAGGGGCAAAGCACCTGAACATCACACTGACCAGATCAAAGTTAGAAAATTTGGTGCATAACTTGATTGAGAGGACCAGGGAACCGTGCAAAAACTGTGTGAAGGATGCTGGGATCTCCACCAAAGAAATTGACGAGGTTCTTCTAGTTGGAGGGATGACCCGTGTGCCCAAGGTTCAAGAGATCGTTTCTGAAATCTTCGGAAAGAGCCCAAGCAAAGGAGTAAATCCCGATGAAGCAGTTGCTTTAGGAGCTGCAATTCAGGGTGGTATTCTCCGTGGAGATGTCAAGGAGCTCCTCCTCCTCGATGTCACTCCTCTATCTCTTGGTATTGAGACTCTTGGTGGTATATTCACGAGGTTAATCAACAGAAACACAACAATTCCCACTAAGAAGAGTCAG GTTTTCTCGACAGCAGCAGATAACCAGACCCAGGTTGGTATCAAGGTGCTTCAAGGGGAGCGTGAAATGGCATCAGACAACAAGATTTTGGGAGAGTTTGACCTTGTTGGTATTCCACCAGCACCACGTGGTCTGCCTCAAATCGAAGTGACATTCGACATTGATGCCAATGGTATTGTCACCGTCTCTGCCAAGGACAAATCCACTGGCAAAGAGCAACAGATCACCATTAGATCATCAGGTGGTCTATCAGAAGACGAAATCGAGAAGATGGTTAGGGAAGCTGAGCAATTCTCTCAGAAAGATCAGGAGAGAAAAGCTTTGATAGACATTAAAAACACTGCCGACACCACCATATACAGCATTGAAAAGAGTTTGAATGAGTACAGGGAAAAGATCACTTCTGAAATTGCCAAGGAGATTGAAGATGCCATTGCAGATTTGAGGACAGCTATGGGTGGAGAAAGTGTCGAGGACATCAAATCCAAGCTTGATGCTGCAAACAAAGCCGCTTCAAAGATCGGAGAGCACATGAACAAGGGCAGTGGCGGCGGTGCAGCAGGAGGCCCCCAGGGCGGCGAACAAGCTCCTGAGGCAGAGTACgaggaagtgaagaagtga